The Hevea brasiliensis isolate MT/VB/25A 57/8 chromosome 9, ASM3005281v1, whole genome shotgun sequence nucleotide sequence CCTTTGTTAAAATGTGCCCCGTTGCTTCTTTCTTTCTGATACATGCCATATGCATAATCTCATAGAGCTTATCATCATCAAATTGGTTCTTAACAACACAAACTTAACTGTGCAGTTAGGAGGGAAACGAGTTGGGATAGTTGGGTTTGGAAGTATCGGTTCTGAAGTTGCAAAAAGGCTTGTGGCTTTTGGTTGCAGCATTGCCTACAATTCAAGGAGGAGGAAGCCATCTGTTCCATTCCCTTACCATGCCAATGTTCGCGGCCTTGCTGCAGATAGTGACATTCTCATTCTTTGTTGCGCATTAACAGAAGAAACACACCATATGATTAATGAAGGAGTGATGACAAGCTTGGGAAAAGAAGGGGTGATCATTAATGTTGGACGTGGGTCTCTGATTGATGAGAAGGAACTAGTGCAGTTTTTGGTGCAAGGAAAGATTGGTGGGGCAGGTCTTGATGTGTTTGAGAATGAGCCTGATGTGCCAAAGGAGCTGTTTTCTCTGGATAATGTTGTGTTATCTCCACACCGTGCCGTCTTCACTCCAGAATCCTTGGAGGCATTGATAGATCTAACTTCTGCCAACCTGAAGGCGTTCTTTTCAAATAAACCTCTGAAGTCACTTGTTGAAATTGAGTTATAACTTTCCCCTCTCCCACTAAGTTAATCAAAATTGAACTGTTTCTAAAATTTACTCTgtttctaaaaataatttttcagttCTTGCTCAAAACTTTTGAAAAATTACAGCTTCGtttaacttaattttctaatgtgaaatatgaacaatacagctctattgaTAAGTTGATTCAAAGTCAAAGTTGAGTCATAAGCAATCAGTAAACTGATCTAACAGAATGTATTAGCATTTAGTAGCAAATAAAACAATAAGCAaattaaatcagatatcagcagattcagCAGTAAATCAATTTTCTCAGTTTACAGCAAGGTTAATAATAAACAGTATtaattttcatatcagcaaaaacaCTTCAATCagaaagttaaaatgcataaatgtaaagagtaagggttgagaaaattgaacactgaatttttatagtggttcgactCAACTAGCCtatatccactctctcaaagatcccactttgagtctttaaTCCactaatattttcttttaaaggcaagagacaaaagccctttacaaatcttctcaccaaaacTTTTACAAGTagtttcacacttctaccaagtgtgaaactaaacacttttcacaatcaagtttcaataggtgcttgaatgacctctcataaatgataaaaAAGTGTAtaaaactcaatctcactcaatataacataatctataaagaagagatgagaaggtaagccaatgatgagcaataaaaataatttgagcactttgaatgaaagtttTAATGATCTTAAATGGTTAGGAACAGTAGaaagactttcattaagtgcaaaatggccaaggataggtgtatttatagctttggaacgtttttgaccatttgagaactcattttaacgttataatttcaaatttcaagaaaatagccattattttatctttttctgcgatgttgtgcagaattgagacagttagcataccagaaaaAGTAGCAAACCAATTAGTATACGagaaaaacttttctgcataactttgaaaactttaaaactgtacgccaaatcataatcaaatgcttttaggccatttatgatatttaaaagaaaataattgagggattaaaaataagtatcattggcttccactcctcaattcttttcacaagcaatcctaaaagtttaaaactaacttctatactacatgtaccttcaaatttgatcttcaatgcagctttggaaggtaacattttcttcttttatctcctttgatttgtcctgtgttatcttaaaatgtcatcctttcttcaaaagcacgaatccatcatgaattcCTTGagtcattttctttgttctttgagaagcacaacacttaacacaaggttagtttgattctaattgagttttattatcatcaaaatctatgctcctttgagctcatAGGGTCaataatctctccctttttgatgatgacaaaactcaatcgaATGTAAATATTGACAAGTGTGAGTATGTTTATGAATGTATATGTgggaataactccccctatgtatgtgcttatatcaacatttagtcacaaataactcccccttaataatttcaatgaaatattcataagcattttctgTCTCAAGGAGTTTTAGACAAGTGTGACTAaaatactaactaaatatgcacaatatatTTTCATATCAACAAAATATGCACAATATATTTTCATATCAACAATATATTAATCACAAGCATATTAATCACAAGTTATACCAACAAGATCACTCAAtcatttctttccctttttttcAGCATCAAAAGAACATGGGATGCACATGTGGATAAACCGAAAATTCAGTTTAAGTGTAATGAACAAAATAGTCAAAACAGTAGataatatagcaaactaattaaaaTCCAGAAAACTAAAAATAGCAAACTAAGAAACAGActgtcaaacaaaattaaaattagtaaCATCCAATATGAAAATTTATCCTTTCAGTCTAGAGCTTCTTCTGATTTGTCTTGGAGCAGCCATCTTCACCCTTTTTGGCTTGACTGGTTTATCACTCAAGGTTTGAAGGATTTCAGTAGCCATTGCATTTCCAGGTGTTAAGGGAATAATAGGGCCAGCAGCTAACTCAGATGCAGCATTAGTACCGGATTCTGCAGTagactttttgccagttttagcCTTTTTGCCAGTTGGTTTACTAGTTTCTTCTTTCTGCTTGCTTCTTTGTGCCTCTAGCTGTTTTTGTCTTTCCTTTTGCAGGTGCAGCAGGAGCAGGAGTCTGTGGTTCTGGCTCAGAATCAGATTCACTCATGTCATTTCCATTTCCTTGTTTGCTGCCTCCTTTTTCATTACCATCATCGGAATCTTCTTCCTCTTtgtcattttcctctttttcctcttcttcctcttccttttcttcttgttctgtttccttttcttcctcttcttttttagtttcttctttttcttcctcttcttcttcttcttcctcttcttccttttctttttttatttgtggaacagaaccagtagcagcagccttactggtttctccagcttcagtgcttgaaatacccaaatgaactttgattttGAATAGTTCTTCCACAATTTTATACATCAACATCAAAGTTCTATCAATCTTAGAATCAAGTGCATTCATAAGAATAGTTTGAAAAGCTCTAAATTTCTGTATTTCTCCAAATTCAATATCAACAAATTGCCTTAAATTATTCACTTCTTCTAGAATTTCTTAAATATCAAAAGCACCACTTGCATTATCCTTAGAACTAACACTTTGTTCAAACCTTAGTTTTCTGCCATCATCATCTTTCTGCAGACTTGTAATTGGGATCATATTTGTTCTAAGTTTCTCAGTTTCTAGgggtatcccaaagtctctaaataggccattaagaagatgggcatagggaagtttgtaaggtggtttccatttcataatttgcttcagcataaagtaggcaagattaaactcaatttcattcacaatatgccaaattatgcagagatcaAGTGTGCTTAAATAGTTTGGACTACCAGTTCTAGGATTCAGCACATAGATGATAAAGCTATGAaggattttgatgtgttggtgagcatgggtaatgctagtcttatctttcacttctcctttaaacacttcagcctcaaaatctcttttattGAACCCTCCAACAGCAAATACTTCTTTGTGAGAACAGATTCTATTCTCACTTTTTGGGATGCCGAGGGCTTTAGCTAACCTCTCTACTGTCACCTCATAAacttttccttttgttttaacCTTAAAAGATTCATCTCTTTCAGCATCATCAACTcttaaatttctataaaattcttgaacTAAATCCACATATACTCCTTCAGTGTTAGAGCATAATCTGTcccattttttatatttaaacagAGACTGTAAAGGAATAGAGACTTCATTAAAAGCAGGCCAGTGAATATACCTTGGTTCATGAATGGCCCTTTCCATAAGCGCAattggagcttttgaagtcttcttcttcttggaaACTTTTTCTTGGACAGGCTCACTGGTCCCTTTCTTGgacttttcttttgattttccaatTACCAGAGGAACTTCTTTCTGTGGAGGAGGTGATGCAGGGACACTCACATCGGTAGAGTCTGAAGATGATGAGGGTGTGTTGACCTTTTCTTTGCCTTTTCCTTTTGACCATGCCATgaccaaatcagaaaaagttgacaGTAGGGATAGAGAAAGCTAGGTTCATAAAATGAACAATGTGAGCAGTCAACGTATAACCATTAGAAGCATATCAACACATTTTTAACACAATGTCatgtattattaaaaaattttttaggaCTGACAGTAAGAAATATTTGGATTTTTGAGAATCAACAacaacaaatttatgattttgtcATATAGCGCATTTTGGCGTAATGTGAATACTCAAAATAAGAaaatccattaattaattttaagagtgAGAGACGAAAGCGAAACAAACAAAAcagataaaaaaaaatgtaaaacatgTTTCCATTAATGTTTCGAATTCAATACTTGAAACTTGTAGAGAGAGAATACGAATCGATGATGACAGGAGAGAATACGTCAGAAAATTTTAATCCAACGAGAATCTCTTTGAATGGTTTCTTTCGGCAGATTGAGAGAGATATCGGGGAATGAATAGGAAGGATTTAGGGATTTTTTTAACTTGAAGAATGCGGAATGATTGCTTTGATTTAGAGCCAatgggtttcaaaaattttaaagagacGAAGGGAGATGATGGTTGAGAGGGTTGTGAGTGAAATGGGTTAACAATGGAGAGAGGATGCATTTGATCGAGTTTCGGGAGGCGATGCAtcagaaaagagaagaaattttgaattttaaacttgAAAAGACATAAATGGAGATTTTGCAGAGTGATGGATACCGTGTACCAGTGGAGAAGCAGAGAAGATTGATGgttctgaaaaaaaaattttgagtccCGCACTGGTTAATATGTAAAAGGTCTATTTTTCCCTCAAAACACATAATGATGCAATGCTTTAAATAAAAGGGTATTTGAGTAATGTGCCTTTTAAAAATACAGAATAGGCGctcaaaaaaaaaagaataatcttAGATTTTTAGTACAATCAGACCTGACTACCAGTTTGCCAATGAAGAATTAGGAGCAGTGGTAAAACActtagcaaacaagaaaattagcaaacagaTTAGTATGCTACTGCAATCAAATTCTACAGAATACTGTTCATATCAGATCAGACCCATAATTTTTCAAATCGCACCAGAAATATCAGAACACATTTTCAACACCACAAACCAACATacatcacttcattttcatatagaAACATGAGAATGCATAAAAAATTAAGCAAGAGCATCAGTCATActaagttctcttcttattttgcaaaaagtttTCTCATTAAGTAGTTTTGTAAAAATGTTAGCAAGCTGTctttcagaagggacaaattcaatttgaatatcaccattttgaatataatccctaataaaatgatgtctaatttcaatatgcttgcttctagagtgttggacaggattttttgacaagtttatagcactagtgttgtcacatcttatgggaatgtgatcaaatttaacttcaaaatcttcaagctattgtttcatccacaaaatttgtgcaacacaacttccagctgcaatatattcagcttctgctatagaaagtgcaacagaagtttactttttactgtgccatgaaactaatgcatgacatggaaattgacaagttccagaagtgctttttctgtccaatctactaccagcaaaatctgaatcactataaccaataagatcaaatgattcacattttggataccacaagccaatgttgtgtgtgccaatgaggtacttaaaaattcttttaactgctacatgatgagattcttttggacatgattgaaatcttgcacataaataTACATTGAAATGAATGTCTAGTCTGgatgctgtcaagtagagtaaagaaccaatcatacctctatagagtttattatctatctccttacctttttcatctttctctaaTTTAACTGTTGAGCTCATGGGGGTTCCAATGCTTTTTATATcttccattttgaacttctttagcatatcctttatgtacttggactgatttataaaaattccatctttcatttataaaaatttcatctttcatttgtttgatttgcaatccaaggaagaaagttAAGTTCActcatcatactcatttcaaattcacttttcatcatattggaaaatttcttacaaagggaatggttagtagcaccaaaaataatatcatctacatagatttgcacaataagcatgtcttttcctagtttcttaataaaaaaagtagtatccacttttccgcttttagaattattttgaagtaaaaatttactaagtctctcataccatgctctaggagcttgctttaaatcaTAGAGAGCTTTAGcaagcttgtaaacatgatttggaaaataagggtcttcaaaaccaagaggttgagccacataaacttcttcatcaataaaTCCATTTAAGAAAGCACTTTTaatatccatttgataaagcaagaaattcttaaaatatgcaaatgcacacaacattctaatagcttcaattctagcaaccggagcaaaggtttcatcaaaatcaataccctcctcttggttgtatccttgagctactagtctagttttatttctaattacatttcctttttcatccatcttattcctaaatacccatttagttccaataatagaatgctttttaggtttaggaacaagtgtccacactttatttctttcaaattgatttaattcctcttacatagcaaaaagccaattttcatcattttgagcatcatcatatgttttgggttcaaattgagaaacaaaagaaacattaccaaaatatcttctaagttgagctcttgtcatcattctttgt carries:
- the LOC110635861 gene encoding glyoxylate/hydroxypyruvate reductase HPR3 yields the protein MAAKQNQENLPVVLVYRRPQFNLPHRNRLSRHFILLDPADSQEPTSSFLSTYAQSVRALLCVGYSTITSETLSLLPSLELIVACSAGVDHIDLQECHRRGIAITNASVAFAEDVADLAVGLLIDVLRKISGADRFVRGGLWPVMGDYPLGSKLGGKRVGIVGFGSIGSEVAKRLVAFGCSIAYNSRRRKPSVPFPYHANVRGLAADSDILILCCALTEETHHMINEGVMTSLGKEGVIINVGRGSLIDEKELVQFLVQGKIGGAGLDVFENEPDVPKELFSLDNVVLSPHRAVFTPESLEALIDLTSANLKAFFSNKPLKSLVEIEL